From the Catenulispora sp. EB89 genome, the window GACCGGACGATTCCAGCCTGAAGTGCGCCGACCTGGCGAACTACCATCCGACGGATGGCATAGACCCCTCGCTCGGTGTTCCGCAGTCGATCGGCGATCACGTCCTCGACACCAACTGGCACTACCCGGGCGGGGTGGGCACCTCGGACATCTCACGCTATGCGGGCTTGAACCGCATCACCATCGACAACAAGGACTTCATGCAGATCGCCGCTGGTTCCGACGGCGGGGGGAGTTCCGGCTCCGTCCAGTTCAACGCCGACGGGTCCGGCACTCTGACGTTCAAGGACCTCATGAACAGCGACGACGCGGCCAACCCGCAGAAGATCTCCGGAACCATCACCTGGACCTGCATCAACGGCAGCAAGTAGGGCGCCGGCTACGCCAGCGTCTCCCGAGCCACCCCGCGCAGCAGCCGCACCAGCTCGCGCGGCGCGGCGGCCTTGGCGTCGGCGCGGGTGGCGACGCTGACGATGCGCCGTGTCGGGCCGTCCGCGCCGAGTCCGGTCACGGTCACGCCGGCGACCGGGCCGGTGACCGTCAGGCGGGGCAGGATCGCCATGCCGACGCCCTGCGCGACCATCGACAGCACGACGCCGTCGTCGGCGACCTCCAGGGTCGCCTTCGGCAGGAAGTCCTGGCGGCGCCACCAGTCCCGGGTGTACGAGGAGCAGTTCTCCGGCCAGTCGATCACCGGCAGGCCGCGCGGTTCCTTGTACACCGACGGGTAGGCCAGCACATACGGCTCGCGCAGCAGTTCCCCGACCACCATGCCGGGCGGGGTCGGCGCGTCGTCGTCGAGCGTGGCGATCGCCAGGTCCGCGCGGCCCTCCTCGACCTCGCCGACGGTGCCGGCGCCGAGTTCGGGCACGACCAGCACGCGCGGCGCGATGCCCGGGTAGCGCGCGGCGAGCCCCTTGAG encodes:
- a CDS encoding LysR family transcriptional regulator codes for the protein MTDLAPSELRLLVAVARTGSFTAAAEVTGTTQSAVSHAVRGVERKVGAVLFERGRTGARPTPAGERAVVRARQVLRQLELLGAEARGAEEGTVSGTLRVAAFRSAAAVLLPPALKGLAARYPGIAPRVLVVPELGAGTVGEVEEGRADLAIATLDDDAPTPPGMVVGELLREPYVLAYPSVYKEPRGLPVIDWPENCSSYTRDWWRRQDFLPKATLEVADDGVVLSMVAQGVGMAILPRLTVTGPVAGVTVTGLGADGPTRRIVSVATRADAKAAAPRELVRLLRGVARETLA